Proteins encoded in a region of the Sphingopyxis sp. OAS728 genome:
- a CDS encoding alpha/beta hydrolase codes for MLQKIDRRAALLLAGGLAATATTSATAKAPKAAPGTFQSMPMPYASMFPRTKYYEIDSARAGARYAVWVSVPEVYDKDPSRRFPAVFAPDGNHFVAFSTMLCELGQWDLIDKYQSTVQVCIGYTGKDADVSLAVRARDLLPPKEPLPPGMVDAMRNGGASDLLDEAGIELYIHNLENPAGDRFLAFLSDELYPFIAKNYRIQPDNLGLFGHSYGGLFTTYAALQPRTIFRYFGASSPGILPGASTVFKLHADAAAAGGLSERNLHLTVGTRELTVPGLYQYMVGGGSIEFIRTAGATPVKGLDFSSKLMPDESHMTLAHPAAFEFMRQFYRVRA; via the coding sequence ATGCTCCAGAAGATCGATCGCCGCGCCGCGCTGTTGCTGGCTGGCGGCCTTGCGGCCACCGCTACAACGTCGGCCACCGCGAAGGCCCCGAAGGCCGCGCCGGGCACCTTCCAGTCGATGCCCATGCCCTATGCGTCTATGTTCCCGCGGACGAAATATTATGAGATCGATTCGGCCCGTGCCGGCGCGCGTTACGCCGTCTGGGTCTCGGTCCCCGAGGTTTATGACAAGGATCCGTCGCGCCGCTTTCCGGCGGTCTTTGCGCCCGACGGCAATCATTTCGTTGCCTTTTCAACGATGCTCTGCGAGCTTGGCCAATGGGATTTGATCGACAAATATCAGTCCACGGTCCAGGTCTGCATCGGCTACACCGGCAAGGACGCCGACGTCTCGCTCGCGGTGCGCGCGCGCGACCTGCTACCGCCGAAGGAACCGCTGCCGCCCGGGATGGTCGACGCAATGCGGAACGGCGGCGCGTCGGACCTGCTCGATGAAGCCGGGATCGAGCTTTACATCCATAATCTGGAAAATCCCGCGGGCGACCGTTTCCTCGCCTTCCTCAGCGACGAGCTCTATCCCTTCATCGCCAAAAACTACCGTATCCAGCCGGACAATCTGGGGCTGTTCGGCCACTCCTATGGCGGTCTTTTCACCACCTATGCCGCGCTCCAGCCCAGGACGATCTTCCGCTATTTCGGCGCGAGCAGTCCGGGCATCCTTCCCGGCGCGTCGACCGTGTTCAAACTCCACGCCGACGCGGCCGCCGCCGGCGGTCTCAGCGAGCGTAACCTGCACCTCACCGTCGGCACGCGCGAACTGACGGTGCCTGGGCTCTATCAATATATGGTCGGCGGCGGATCGATCGAATTCATCCGGACAGCGGGCGCGACACCGGTCAAGGGGCTCGATTTCTCCAGCAAGCTGATGCCGGACGAGAGCCATATGACGCTGGCGCACCCGGCCGCCTTCGAATTCATGCGACAATTCTATCGCGTGCGCGCCTAG
- a CDS encoding alpha/beta fold hydrolase yields MDVIPLIEPPVQSIILADGRQLTWQEFGVPEGRPVLYFHGGGSFSPEAGIFHREAVANNIRLISTNRPGAGGSSLCPGRPAGAYSHDLAELLAHLKIDKFACFGESNGGMMTLAIAAAMSDRVIGAVPINPTVPWFDPMARRVTAGSVAIAYRLMRYAPWLLASLAETASGRVRKMKTEPRPGKSRFDALNLMGPPPGTEQDIGDILWYVTECKNKPALLAELKWAAHDWGVDYHSIPVRLDFYCGVHDAQAPFALVLADENPDAQFHYFRFGHHGYCHPDARARIVGTVAGYFNRGTA; encoded by the coding sequence ATGGACGTAATCCCGCTGATCGAGCCCCCCGTGCAATCGATCATCCTCGCCGATGGCAGGCAACTGACGTGGCAGGAATTCGGTGTGCCCGAAGGACGGCCCGTGCTCTATTTCCACGGCGGCGGCAGTTTCAGCCCCGAAGCCGGGATCTTCCATCGCGAGGCGGTAGCGAACAACATCCGGCTCATCTCGACGAACCGGCCCGGCGCCGGCGGTTCCTCGCTTTGCCCCGGCCGCCCGGCCGGCGCCTATTCGCACGATCTGGCCGAGTTGCTGGCGCATCTGAAGATCGACAAATTCGCCTGTTTCGGAGAGTCAAACGGCGGCATGATGACGCTGGCGATCGCCGCCGCCATGTCCGACCGCGTGATCGGTGCCGTGCCGATCAATCCGACGGTGCCCTGGTTCGACCCGATGGCCCGGCGCGTCACGGCGGGGTCGGTGGCGATCGCCTATCGGCTGATGCGATACGCGCCCTGGCTGCTCGCGAGTCTCGCGGAGACGGCGTCGGGCCGGGTACGCAAGATGAAGACCGAGCCGCGCCCGGGCAAAAGCAGGTTCGATGCATTGAACCTGATGGGCCCGCCGCCGGGCACCGAACAGGATATCGGCGACATCCTGTGGTATGTCACGGAATGCAAGAACAAACCGGCGCTGCTGGCCGAGCTGAAATGGGCGGCGCACGACTGGGGCGTCGACTATCATTCGATCCCGGTGCGGCTCGACTTTTATTGCGGTGTCCATGACGCGCAGGCGCCGTTCGCGCTGGTTCTCGCGGACGAGAACCCCGACGCGCAGTTTCACTATTTCCGCTTCGGGCATCATGGCTATTGCCACCCTGATGCCCGCGCCCGGATCGTCGGTACCGTCGCCGGCTATTTCAACCGCGGAACGGCCTAG
- a CDS encoding helix-turn-helix transcriptional regulator, translating to MALAAASRPGNVRRQMAAMTPSGTAGGGFRRFAIQGDVPSLALNYAKPDWGLPEYEEQPPEIDIIEPMGDPCHYRFHMAKDYAQGHVEFCGLADGFLVHFNDITHDFLNAMSVQAPDILRVRIASDGDGEYVTAKGDRIDLKGAMSAIIVEPAGVSPAKAVFIGHNRTVTVYIHRDTLRQLYADRVHELPSALQAFVGGRLRETVAQRLPLNASLLRCLEDLHGCDLDGHSRRLYIRSKAIEILCQAFKAMAKDDSAGAIDGTAQVTRGVLKAQQRLLENFVDPPSLEDLARDVGLSRSSLCAGFRQIVGQTVFDYIGDLRMRQALSMLNERTVSITEIAYAVGYSHPSSFSLAVQRRFGTTPSELRRRGLPGA from the coding sequence ATGGCGCTCGCAGCCGCGAGCCGGCCGGGCAATGTGCGGCGTCAAATGGCGGCTATGACGCCATCTGGGACTGCGGGAGGCGGGTTTCGCCGCTTCGCGATACAGGGCGATGTGCCGTCGCTGGCACTCAACTATGCGAAGCCGGACTGGGGCCTGCCCGAATATGAGGAACAGCCGCCCGAAATCGACATCATCGAACCGATGGGCGATCCCTGCCATTACCGGTTCCACATGGCGAAGGACTATGCGCAGGGCCATGTCGAGTTCTGCGGTCTCGCCGACGGCTTCCTTGTCCATTTTAATGACATAACGCATGATTTTCTGAACGCCATGTCGGTGCAGGCGCCCGATATCCTGCGCGTCCGCATCGCGAGCGACGGCGACGGCGAATATGTGACGGCCAAGGGCGATCGCATCGATCTGAAAGGTGCGATGTCGGCGATCATCGTCGAGCCTGCCGGTGTGTCGCCCGCGAAGGCCGTTTTCATCGGCCACAACCGTACCGTGACCGTCTATATCCACCGCGACACGCTGCGTCAGCTTTATGCCGACCGCGTCCACGAATTGCCGTCCGCATTGCAGGCCTTTGTCGGGGGGCGTCTGCGTGAGACGGTTGCGCAGCGGTTGCCGCTGAATGCGTCGCTGCTACGCTGTCTTGAGGATCTGCACGGCTGTGACCTCGATGGGCATAGCCGCCGGCTCTATATCCGGTCGAAGGCAATCGAGATTTTGTGCCAGGCGTTCAAGGCGATGGCGAAGGACGATAGCGCCGGAGCCATCGATGGCACGGCGCAGGTCACGCGCGGCGTGCTCAAGGCGCAGCAGCGCCTGTTGGAGAATTTTGTCGATCCCCCGTCACTCGAAGATCTGGCGCGTGATGTGGGGCTAAGCCGCAGCAGCCTTTGCGCGGGCTTCCGGCAGATCGTCGGGCAGACGGTGTTCGACTATATCGGCGACCTCCGCATGCGGCAGGCGCTGTCGATGCTCAACGAACGCACGGTCTCGATCACCGAAATCGCCTATGCCGTCGGCTACAGCCATCCGTCGAGCTTTTCTCTCGCGGTTCAGCGCCGCTTCGGTACGACGCCGAGCGAGCTTCGCCGGCGCGGATTGCCCGGCGCCTAG